The Thermothielavioides terrestris NRRL 8126 chromosome 2, complete sequence genome includes a region encoding these proteins:
- a CDS encoding glycoside hydrolase family 93 protein (CAZy_ID 269652): MPSRLPTGPPGPPGPPGPPGPPEPPGPPGSDVFFHNRTIYNPPKGTRALYARVAELHDGTLLVTASVAGGSFPSGAKQPFPVFESKDGGASWTWISNITDQVNGWGMSAQPALLELQEPMGKYKPGTILASGNSWSSEGTRIDLYASTDRARTWEFVSHIAAGGAPNTTNGATPVWEPFLFVYNHELIAYYSDQRDPLHGQKLTQQRSANLVDWTPPVTTAAYDEYLARPGMPVVAYIAPLKKYMLTYELPIGNSSSHGAQYPVTYRLAADPLSFAAAEPHPLLVTLANGTQLAPNASPYVVWSPVGGPQGTIVVSDADHSPVYVNKRGGDEDAWEQVDVGQPAAYSRALGVFGKGLEKLLVVGGDTYDGNGWGGVSLAVVPVAALGGKGGPGPVRV; the protein is encoded by the exons ATGCCTTCCAGACTT CCGACGGGGCCACCGGGACCCCCAGGACCACCGGGACCACCGGGGCCACCCGAACCCCCCGGGCCGCCGGGATCGGATGTTTTCTTCCACAACCGCACCATCTACAACCCGCCCAAGGGCACGCGGGCCTTGTATGCGCGCGTTGCCGAGCTGCATGACGGCACGCTGCTCGTCACGGCGAGCGTCGCGGGGGGATCCTTCCCTAGCGGCGCCAAGCAGCCTTTCCCCGTGTTCGAGAGcaaggacggcggcgccagctggACGTGGATCTCCAACATCACGGACCAGGTCAACGGCTGGGGCATGAGCGCGCAGCCGGCCCTGCTGGAGCTGCAGGAGCCGATGGGCAAATACAAGCCGGGCACCATCCTCGCGTCGGGCAACAGCTGGAGCTCCGAGGGCACGCGCATCGACCTGTACGCCAGCACGGACAGGGCGCGCACCTGGGAGTTCGTCAGCCAcatcgcggccggcggcgcaccgAACACCACCAACGGCGCCACGCCGGTGTGGGAGCCGTTCCTCTT CGTCTACAACCACGAGCTGATCGCCTACTACTCCGACCAGCGCGACCCGCTGCACGGGCAGAAGCTCACCCAGCAGCGCAGCGCCAACCTGGTCGACTGGACCCCGCCGGTCACGACCGCCGCGTACGACGAGTACCTCGCGCGGCCGGGGATGCCGGTGGTGGCGTACATCGCGCCGCTCAAGAAGTACATGCTGACGTACGAGCTGCCGATCGGCAACTCGAGCTCGCACGGCGCGCAGTACCCGGTGACGTaccggctggcggcggaccCGCTGTCcttcgcggccgccgagccgcACCCGCTCCTCGTCACGCTCGCCAACGGCACGCAGCTCGCGCCCAACGCGTCGCCCTACGTCGTCTGGTCGCCCGTCGGCGGGCCGCAGGGCACCATCGTCGTGTCCGACGCCGACCACAGCCCCGTGTACGTTAAcaagcgcggcggcgacgaggacgcgtGGGAGCAGGTCGACGTCGGGCAGCCGGCGGCGTACAGCCGCGCGCTGGGCGTGTTTGGGAAGGGGCTGGAGAAGCTGCTGGTTGTGGGCGGCGATACCTATGACGGAAATGGATGGGGCGGGGTGAGTctggcggtggtgccggtTGCCGCGCtaggggggaagggggggcCCGGGCCTGTGAGGGTTTAA
- a CDS encoding glycoside hydrolase family 12 protein (CAZy_ID 269692): protein MLQRHSLQRKDAEVATLCGQYSSWSGDGYNANNNNWGEDSATSGSQCTYVDSSSSSGVAWHTTWTWEGGSGDVKSYAYAGRVVDRGHTISSISSMQTQVSWSYNDTDITATNVAYDFFTSEDPDHSTSSGDYELMIWLARYGGATPLGSMNDTVTIAGQTWDFYVGGHNGEMAVYTFAASSTITSFSGDAKDFFDYVTEHQGFPASTQHLLVFQVGSEATTGGPTTFTVSHFSASVST from the exons ATGCTACAACGACATTCCCTGCAGAGGAAGGATGCGGAAGTGGCAACGCTTTGCGGCCAGTACAGCTCCTGGTCCGGCGACGGATACAAtgccaacaacaacaactggGGCGAGGACTCCGCCACTTCCGGGTCGCAGTGCACCTACGTCGacagcagctccagctcggGCGTCGCCTGGCACACGACGTGGACATGGGAAGGGGGGTCGGGTGATGTCAAGAGCTACGCCTACGCAGGCCGAGTCGTCGACAGAGGGCACACGATATCCTCCATCAGCAGCATGCAGACTCAGGTCTCGTGGAGTTACAACGACACCGACATCACGGCCACCAACGTCGCATACGACTTCTTCACATCCGAGGACCCAGACCACtccaccagcagcggcgactACGAGTTGATGATATG GCTCGCCAGATACGGCGGCGCGACACCTCTCGGCAGCATGAACGACACCGTCACCATCGCCGGTCAGACGTGGGACTTCTACGTTGGCGGCCACAACGGAGAAATGGCGGTTTACACCTTCGCCGCTTCCAGTACGATCACCAGCTTCAGCGGCGACGCCAAGGACTTCTTCGACTACGTGACGGAACACCAGGGTTTCCCGGCAAGCACGCAGCATCTACTCG TCTTTCAAGTAGGCTCCGAAGCCACCACTGGGGGTCCGACAACCTTCACGGTTTCTCACTTCTCGGCTAGCGTAAGTACTTGA